In Pirellulales bacterium, the genomic stretch AGATTCAAAATTGATTGGTGAAACCTGTTTCGGCGACGGAGTCGCCTCCTACCAGTGATACTCGAGCGTCAATTCCGACTGGCCTGCTCCACCAATAGGCACTAGCAATTCCTGCTGGTTGTTTTGGTCGCGCAGTGTCGCCGTCAGACCGTCGGGGAGTTGCAGCTTGAGGATCAGATTATCATCGACCCGATAGGTCCCGGCCCCTTCCGGCAAGGGGACAATTTTTCCCGCTGCCACGCGATACCACAAATCCTTTTGTCCCTCGGGCACGGTAAATGACAGCGTCCGCGTTAAAAAGTTTTCCGTGGTGTTGCTGCTTCCCCGGGGGAAATCAATCACGCGCACCAACTGGCCATCCGCCAGTTTGCCCGTGGGGGACCATTCGTAGCGAAACGCGGGACGTCGCTGTTCATCCAGCGAATAGCCTAAAAAGCGATAGCCCGGGGCTTTGGCCCGCATATCTTGCTCGGTGGATGGCCAGGGGGCCTCGGGATTATCCAGCCTAGCCAGGGGCGGTCCGGCAAATAGCTTGAGCACTTTGTTTCCCAGCGGTTTTTCAAATCCTTCGCCACGCCCTTCCCAGTGGCGTTTGCCATCCATGAATTTTCCCTGCCAGATCAGCGGCAAACTTAATCGGTTGGCATCCCAGGCGATATTCACTTCCTCGGGGTAGCCCACGCCGATGCCGCGGGGACTGGCCCCTTCGATGAAGTTACGGTAAATCACCGCTTCTCCCCCCACGACCAATTCCAATCCCTGCGTGATCAGGCCCGTGGGTGTTTTCGCTTTGCGGCCATCCTCTAGATACGCCCAGAGGGCTTGAATTTGGCGGGTGGGATCGCCATCCAGAATAGCGCGTTGGGTGCTTTTGCCGTTAATAAACGCCTGGGGCATGCGGGTGCCGGGGCGGTATTCGCTGGGGTTAAGCATATAACGGGCGAACCATTCGGGGCGCAGGCGATCGCGCAGGGTGGTCAGGTCCAGCGCCTGAATGCCCAGCGACTTTTGCCGGTTGAACATGTGGCAAGAGATACATCCCAGTCCCTCTTTGCTGACCAGGGCATGTCCGGCAGCTTTCAGTTCGGCCGGGGGATCGGAGGGAATTGGCAAAGAACTTTTGACCAGATCGATCGAGGCAAAATCCCCTGGCAAGGCACCGATATTGGCCTCGCCAAAGGCGGGCATGCGGGTATCCATGTAGGGGCGGGCGACCCCGTTGCCAGCCAGGACCTTGGTGATCCAGGTGGCAAGCAGTTTATCCCCCACGCCCGTGAGCGTCGGCGGCAAACGTCCTTCATCCCCCAGGTCGGGGCTATTGGCCGTAAAGTAGGGGTCGCGCTCGCGAATGACGCCGCCAAAATCCTGGGTGTGAGGTGCTTCTCCGTTATTACCTGCTATCAGCGGAGCGGAGCGTTTGTGGCAGGCATAGCAGTTGAGCGCCATCAGACGAAAATGCGTCTGTTCCGCCAGAGAACGTTCTGGCAGCGCGGATTTTTGGATGGAGGTCAACGCCTCCCGCAAGGCGGATTGCTGCGAGTCATTTAGCTGATAGAAGGGATGAGCTGCGGCGGGTTGGGGGGCCAGGCAACCGGCTTGGCCCCGAAAATCGACAATCGGCGGTGCGGCTTTTCCCGGAGGATTGTCGCCGGTTGGACCCAATTGATGGCAATTGGCACAGCCCACGGTCGTAAAGAGCCGGGCGCCTTCCCGGGCTAGTTGTGCATCCACAACAAACGGTTGCTCGGCGGGGGGGGGATCCTTGGACGCGGTCAACAGCGCGCTGGGAATCGGTCCCTGTTCGATATTTGGCCCCTTGAACTTCACGTTGAGCGTGGCTTGGCCACCGCCTTGAAAATAAACCAGCCGGATCGCATGCTTGCCGGGCTGCAGGGTAATTGTCCCCGACTTTTGCTGGGTGGCATGAATGCCATCATTGTCTACGACCAATTGGTCATCGATCCACAGCCCCGTGCCGTCATCGGAGGAGACAAAAAACGTGTAGTCCCCCGCGGTCGGTATCTCCAGGTATCCCTCAAACTTCATGGCGAAATTGCTTTTGCCTGCGTATTCCCCCAGTTCAAAGCGAAAAGCATTGCCCACCGTGGTTGGTTGCAGTTGATCCAGTTCCGCGAGCGAATTGATACTATGTTCATAGATCGATTGCCGCAACGGCGCTGGGACTTGGGTGTCCTTGAGCAGGTAGTTCGCGATATCGTTAGCTTCCTGCGCTGTTAAATGCAAATGGGGCATCCGACCGCTGGGGCGAATGGCCAGTGGATTCTGCAAGAAGCCAAATAGGCCCGCCAGCGAATACTTTTCGTGCAACTTGCGCGACAGCGGGATCGAGGTGGCGTTCAGATCGATGCGGGGCGTGGCTTCGTCTTCATTTACCGGGGCGGGGCCGCGATCCTCGCGCGGGGCATGGCAGGCGACGCAACCAACCTTGTGAAATAAATTTTGCCCCCGCCCAATCGCCGCGGTATCAACCGCCGAACGGCTAAACGGCTGGCTGGCTAGCGATGCTAAATAATGCGTCAACGCCGCGGCCTGCGCCTGGGCCTGCTCAGGCGGCAAATGGGCGAGCAAACTGGGCATGGTCGTGCCAGGCTTGGTCCCGTGCGTATTGGCAATGAATTTTTGAAGAAAGCGGGGATCGGCCCGTTGGGCGATTTCCCCCAGGTAGGGGGCCTGCTTTTTTAATAACAGGGCTTCCGCCGCGGCGGGAACCTGATGACAACTCGTGCAGTTAAGTTCCCCCAGCAGCAAGTATCCGCCTGATAAAAGCTGCGCCGCATGCGCGGGATCCTCTCCCGCGGGCAGTTGGGCGTGCAGCCGATCAAATCCACTGACTATCGCATGGTCCGCGACGGCAACTGCGGGAGCCGGGCTCTGGGGGGTGGCGGTGACCGGAGCGACAAGCACCAACGTCATCCAGCCCAGCGCCACTGTGGCAAACCGAACAAGCGGCGAAAAAGCGTTGTCGGTCGCGCGAAGACCCCGCTGGCCAATTCTATCTTCAATCGATTCTCCGCTGACAGAAAAAGAATAATTTTGCGTCATCGTAAACATGGTAGGGAGTGAATCGTCAATGTTGGTAAATTTCAACGGAGGAGCGCGCGGCAATATGATTTTTGCGCGGGTCGCGCTCGCGGCAATCCAGGTGGGGGAGAAATCTCAGGCGGGCAAAGTTTCAGGCGGGACTGGCAGGTTCACAAATACTAATCCACTAGATACTAATCAAAAGAATTAGCAAATGCTAGTAAATTCTGCCCGGCAACCACGGTTACCAATAATGTCATTTTTTTCTTTGCGGTTACCATTTATTTACCCTCTTGATCGCTCAATGCTATTTTATGAACGCTTTCGCGCGTACCCATGATCCACAAACCATTCCCAAGCCGCCGTCACCGTCTCCCGAAGGTCCCGGGGCCGATAATCCAGCTCCGCCGCGGCGCGCGCGTAACTGTAATGATGCTCGATTCGTGACATGGCGACCGCCGCGCTATTAAAATCCGGCTCTTTGCCCGTTAAACGATAAATCAAGTCCCCCGCCGTCCCGGCCAGCCAAAGCATGGGCGTCCGGGCGTTGCGCCAGGGAGGTTTTGCGCCGGTAATCTCGGCAAACAGCGTCCAGGCGTCAAAATATGAAAGTGGCGTTCCCCCCAGGATGTAGCGCCGGCCGGTTTTTCCCCGCGCACAAGCGGTAAGAATGCCTAGCGCCACATCGCGCACATCGACAAAGTCGTTTCCTCCCGGTGGGCTTAGCTTGGCCCAACCGCGGGCCACTTCCAGGAGCATCCTGCCGGAGGAGGGCTTCCAGTCCCAGGGACCTAGCATATACACCGGATTGACAATCACGGCGTCCAGGCCGCGGGCCACTTCCGCCTGGACCGCCGCTTCCGCCGCGCGCTTGGTTCGGACATAACCACAAAGGACGGGATACGTGTCAGTGGGCGTATCCTCATTGGCCGGATTGGCCCGTGTTCCCAGGCCCAGCGCGTCGACGCTAGAAACATACAGCAGAAGCACGCCCGCGTTCCGGCAAGCAGTGGCAATACTGGCGGTGCCGTCCACATTGGCGGCCTGCATTAGGTCTTCTTGGGAAGATCCCAAATGCACAAACGCCGCGCAGTGGATGACGGCATCCACCCCGTCGATCGCGGCTGAGAGCGTGTCGGATTGGGTGATGTCCCCCCTCACGGTCTGAATGGGCAAGTTGGCCAACGAACGATCCAGCTGGGATTGCCGGACTAGCGCGCGAACAGAGTCGCCACGTTCGAGGAGCAAGCGGGTGACGTTGTTGCCCACCAGGCCGGTCGCGCCAGTGATTAGATATTTCATAAAGCGTAGCGGAATTCGCTAGAATTCCGTTAGTCATTCTCCCCGGAACTGTTGGCAAGTTCCGCTACGACAAACTGGATCACCCTTTACCTGGGTTGGGCCTCAATGATCACCGCCGTGCCATAAGCCAGCACTTCGGTCACGCCCTGCATCACTTCATTGGCGTCGTAGTGCATGCCGACGATGGCGTTGGCCCCCATTTCGGCGGCGTGTTGCAATAGCAGATCATAGGCATCCTGGCGGGCCCGTTCGCACAATTCAGTATAGACGGTGATATTTCCGCCAAAGATGGTTTGAATGCCGCCAAAAAAATTCCCCACGACGCTGCGCGAGCGGCAGACAATTCCGCGCACCACGCCCAGATTGCGGACGATGCGGCAACCTGGCAGTTCCAGGGCGGTGGTGACCCACTGGGGATCAATATGGGACTGACGGGCATTGCCCGTTCCGGTGTGCAGGGTGCCTTGGTAAGGATTCATGACGTGGATCGTACACGAGCCGTGTACCGTGGTGGGTATAAGTGAATCAAAAGTTGAATCAGCCCGTGGCTGATTTTAGCGCATCAACTAAACCGTTGGCAAGGGAAAGTTTTTTATCACAATGATTGCCAGATGCTCGCCATACATCTCTACCAGCCATCGTGGCAAACACGCACTGCCATCATCAAATCCCACCCCAGGGTTTGTCCCCTTTTCCCACAGTTAGCAGGTCGCGCGCGTCATTGTAGTCCCGCGCGGCATCAAAAGGCACGCGGGGATAGTAGGCGAATTAACCGGGAGACGCGTTCTCGTTGTTGAGCGATTTCAGAAAGTTGAATAACTCTTCCGGCTGAAAAGGCTTGACCAGATGCAGATCAAACCCCGCCGCCCGTGATTTAAACCGATCCTCGGGCTGGCCCCAACCTGTTAAGGCAACCAGGATAATATCCCTCCCCCAGGGCGCGGCCCGAATATGCCTGGCCGCGTCAAAACCATTAAGGTGGGGCATGCCGATGTCCAATATCATCACATGTGGCAAAAATTGCTCCGCTACGGACAATGCCTGTCTTCCATCATGCGCGGTTTGCGTGGTGTGACCCATCATCCGCAGCATCAATGCCAGGCTTTCTGCGGCATCGGTGTTGTCATCCACGACCAGAATTTTTTGACGGGGAAAATGATGGGCCTCCTGTGCGGAGGCCGGGTCGCCGACTGCCGCCGCGATGCTCCCACGGGGCAAAAAAACCGTGAACGAGCTGCCTTGTCCGTGCCCGCCGCTGGTGGCGGTAACTTTTCCCCCATGCAGTTCCACCATCCGCCGCACCAATGACAACCCGATCCCCAGCCCCCCCTGCGAATGCTCCAGGCTGCGATCCACCTGCGTGAACATTTCAAAGACGTGTGGCAGCATTTCCGCGGGTATGCCCACGCCATTATCGCTTACCGTAAGTTCCACGGTGGCGGGCGTGGCGGTTGCCGTCAGGCGGATTTTGCCCCCCCTAGGAGTGTATTTGGCCGCGTTGTTTAGTAAATTTGCCAGCATTTGTGCCAAGCGGGTCAGGTCGCCGGAGAGCGAGATAGGCTCCACCGGTAATTCCACCGACAAGTGATGCTCCATCTGCTCGATCAGGGGGCGACTGGTTTCCACCGCCTGCCGCACAATCTCGGCCAGTTTTAGGGAGGATACTTTTAATTCTATCTTGCCCTGGCTGATGCGGCTGATATCCAACAAGTCATCCACCAGCCGGACCAAATGGGAAATTTGCCGATCCATCAACTGTCGCGTTTCGGCAATCAGCCTTTGGTCATGTTCGGCCAGCTTCATCAATTGCAGCCCATTTCGCAGGGGAGCCAAGGGATTGCGCAACTCATGCGCGAGGGTGGCCAAAAACTCATCCTTGCGCCGGGCGGAATCCCGCAGCGCGGCCTCGGCCATTTTCAGGTCGTGGATGTCCGTCATGGTCCCCACCCATTTCAGCACATTCCCGGCATCATCTTTTAACGGGACCGTCCTTCCCGCAAACCAGCGGTATTCGCCATCATACCGGCGCGTTCGCGCTTCCACGCTAATGGCTTGGCCATGTTCGAGCGCCCACGCCCATAATTGCCGCAACCGGGGAATATCGTCGGGATGGTGGATTATATCCCAACCCCGTTGTTTTAATTCTTCATGGGTGGAACCGGTGTATTTTTTCCAGGCGGGATTTTGATATTCGGGATTTCCCCGGCCATCCGACATCCACAAAAAATCCGGCACCGCCTCGCCCAGGGTGCGAAAGAGGGCTTCGCGTTCGCGGAGGGATTCGACCGCTTGTTTCCGTTCGGTGATATCTTGGACCACGCCCAGCATGCGCAGGGGCTTTCCCTGGGTATCGCGCAGTAATCTCCCCCGCGTGCCAATCCAGCGATATCCGCCGTTGCCGTGCAAGACGCGAAATTCACTTTCGTATTCGCCTGTAGAGAGGGCCTCGGAGGTTTTTTGGCGGTTGGGCTCGATGTCGGGGGGATGCAACCGCGACTCGAACAAGTCAAACGTTATCGGCACGTCCGGGGGGACGCCAAATAACTCGCGCGTTTTTTCGGACCAAATGACCTCGTTGGTTAAAATATTCCAATCCCAACTCCCCATTTGAGCCGAATCCAGCGCTAGCACCAAGCGTTGGGAAGAGCTTTTGAGTTCTTCTTCCACCCGCTTTTGCTCATGGATTTCGGTGGAGGTGCCGAACCAGCGGTCAATTTCTCCGTTGGAATTTTTGACGGGGACCGCACGGGTAAGGAACCAACGAAATTCGCCATCATAACGCCGCATCCGAAATTGAGCGGAATACGGCGCTTTGGCCGTGCGGGCGGTATCCCACAAGGCCAGCGTAGCGGGGTAATCCTCGGGATGGATCATTTGGGCGGTTAGCTCCGAGGTTGCTCCAATCTGGCCGGTATAAATTTGCCATTGCTGATTAATGAAAGTGATTGAGCCCGAGGGATCGGTCACATACACAATCTGCGGCATGGCGTTAGCCAACTCCACCA encodes the following:
- a CDS encoding YbjQ family protein; amino-acid sequence: MNPYQGTLHTGTGNARQSHIDPQWVTTALELPGCRIVRNLGVVRGIVCRSRSVVGNFFGGIQTIFGGNITVYTELCERARQDAYDLLLQHAAEMGANAIVGMHYDANEVMQGVTEVLAYGTAVIIEAQPR
- a CDS encoding c-type cytochrome encodes the protein MTQNYSFSVSGESIEDRIGQRGLRATDNAFSPLVRFATVALGWMTLVLVAPVTATPQSPAPAVAVADHAIVSGFDRLHAQLPAGEDPAHAAQLLSGGYLLLGELNCTSCHQVPAAAEALLLKKQAPYLGEIAQRADPRFLQKFIANTHGTKPGTTMPSLLAHLPPEQAQAQAAALTHYLASLASQPFSRSAVDTAAIGRGQNLFHKVGCVACHAPREDRGPAPVNEDEATPRIDLNATSIPLSRKLHEKYSLAGLFGFLQNPLAIRPSGRMPHLHLTAQEANDIANYLLKDTQVPAPLRQSIYEHSINSLAELDQLQPTTVGNAFRFELGEYAGKSNFAMKFEGYLEIPTAGDYTFFVSSDDGTGLWIDDQLVVDNDGIHATQQKSGTITLQPGKHAIRLVYFQGGGQATLNVKFKGPNIEQGPIPSALLTASKDPPPAEQPFVVDAQLAREGARLFTTVGCANCHQLGPTGDNPPGKAAPPIVDFRGQAGCLAPQPAAAHPFYQLNDSQQSALREALTSIQKSALPERSLAEQTHFRLMALNCYACHKRSAPLIAGNNGEAPHTQDFGGVIRERDPYFTANSPDLGDEGRLPPTLTGVGDKLLATWITKVLAGNGVARPYMDTRMPAFGEANIGALPGDFASIDLVKSSLPIPSDPPAELKAAGHALVSKEGLGCISCHMFNRQKSLGIQALDLTTLRDRLRPEWFARYMLNPSEYRPGTRMPQAFINGKSTQRAILDGDPTRQIQALWAYLEDGRKAKTPTGLITQGLELVVGGEAVIYRNFIEGASPRGIGVGYPEEVNIAWDANRLSLPLIWQGKFMDGKRHWEGRGEGFEKPLGNKVLKLFAGPPLARLDNPEAPWPSTEQDMRAKAPGYRFLGYSLDEQRRPAFRYEWSPTGKLADGQLVRVIDFPRGSSNTTENFLTRTLSFTVPEGQKDLWYRVAAGKIVPLPEGAGTYRVDDNLILKLQLPDGLTATLRDQNNQQELLVPIGGAGQSELTLEYHW
- a CDS encoding PAS domain S-box protein — encoded protein: MMITERQQDQSVFAEDRLLKEVLFQLQLTYDQSPVGMLQMDLNMRYVRLNAQMAAMNGIPAADHIGKTLSEIVPDLAPKIEPAFRRVIETGEPLLNVELEGETPADPGVTHTWLESWFPLRDSRGQVIGLNVVAQDITEKKRLEAELRENQARQEFLLRFSDELRAINQPAQIKSRATTLLGGYLKVNRATYFKIEGEMATVEGAYHQGVPPFPESVSYQSFGDFFHSLRSEGGLIIVENVAKDGRFSDQQRENYAAVQTTAYLAVLLYKQNTWVGAVSVESASPRRWTLAERQLVQDVAERTWNALERAQAESDLRASQERLVELANAMPQIVYVTDPSGSITFINQQWQIYTGQIGATSELTAQMIHPEDYPATLALWDTARTAKAPYSAQFRMRRYDGEFRWFLTRAVPVKNSNGEIDRWFGTSTEIHEQKRVEEELKSSSQRLVLALDSAQMGSWDWNILTNEVIWSEKTRELFGVPPDVPITFDLFESRLHPPDIEPNRQKTSEALSTGEYESEFRVLHGNGGYRWIGTRGRLLRDTQGKPLRMLGVVQDITERKQAVESLREREALFRTLGEAVPDFLWMSDGRGNPEYQNPAWKKYTGSTHEELKQRGWDIIHHPDDIPRLRQLWAWALEHGQAISVEARTRRYDGEYRWFAGRTVPLKDDAGNVLKWVGTMTDIHDLKMAEAALRDSARRKDEFLATLAHELRNPLAPLRNGLQLMKLAEHDQRLIAETRQLMDRQISHLVRLVDDLLDISRISQGKIELKVSSLKLAEIVRQAVETSRPLIEQMEHHLSVELPVEPISLSGDLTRLAQMLANLLNNAAKYTPRGGKIRLTATATPATVELTVSDNGVGIPAEMLPHVFEMFTQVDRSLEHSQGGLGIGLSLVRRMVELHGGKVTATSGGHGQGSSFTVFLPRGSIAAAVGDPASAQEAHHFPRQKILVVDDNTDAAESLALMLRMMGHTTQTAHDGRQALSVAEQFLPHVMILDIGMPHLNGFDAARHIRAAPWGRDIILVALTGWGQPEDRFKSRAAGFDLHLVKPFQPEELFNFLKSLNNENASPG
- a CDS encoding NAD-dependent epimerase/dehydratase family protein, translating into MKYLITGATGLVGNNVTRLLLERGDSVRALVRQSQLDRSLANLPIQTVRGDITQSDTLSAAIDGVDAVIHCAAFVHLGSSQEDLMQAANVDGTASIATACRNAGVLLLYVSSVDALGLGTRANPANEDTPTDTYPVLCGYVRTKRAAEAAVQAEVARGLDAVIVNPVYMLGPWDWKPSSGRMLLEVARGWAKLSPPGGNDFVDVRDVALGILTACARGKTGRRYILGGTPLSYFDAWTLFAEITGAKPPWRNARTPMLWLAGTAGDLIYRLTGKEPDFNSAAVAMSRIEHHYSYARAAAELDYRPRDLRETVTAAWEWFVDHGYARKRS